The Seriola aureovittata isolate HTS-2021-v1 ecotype China chromosome 12, ASM2101889v1, whole genome shotgun sequence genome window below encodes:
- the paxip1 gene encoding PAX-interacting protein 1, protein MSQEENAVSEELFKDVKFYVVGDIDQKVVQLLKAGKGKEVSYNALATHIIAEDGDNPEVGESREVFDLPVVKPSWVILSVRCGDLLPVTGFSPESGQIFFGVTACLPRLPDDLNAVWAYVTFYGGECQLNLNKKVTHLVVKEPKGAKFECALKHPGIKIVTLDWITDSVKDKSKKDEALYHPRLTYVEPEEEEESEAESYDQHSQSDGSYRSRMSSGGSSGEESSPRRRPGPKKLNSVSPTSPKKPERRSERMFDDSDDDSSTEKEGTNLNWTPAEVVTPTPPIPTGTARRRGGPPGSKDPVSSTGSGLINLCATVPPVPGSGGAIPAEARSAAAAISHSTQQGLSVPEGIPGWSPAARTLRNITNNSDMQPANRPANVAHIIQNLTANQTKPLEQQPNQSHAQTPNSTNPLLFSQSKLAGQPLTAEQQQQLLQQQQSHQAAQQQQHQPPPQQPQHPMMHLQQQHQMMQLHHQQQQQQQQQQHQQQQQPQVAQQQGFPQLPQQQQQFLQQQQQMHQQMFSQQQQQQQQQQQQQQQQHAFSQQQLRPQQLLRPGLQQLQQQQALQQQLQQFQQQQRMQMLQQQQQQQNQQQLHQQHLQQQQQQQQQQQQQQQHFLQQQHMQQMQQQQHLQNQQQQQTLQHQNQQVLQQQTTTLQPQLQQPPHVSQLFGHELGQEIPQDGFLLGCVFAIADYPEQMADKQLLATWKRVIQACGGAVDPTLTGRCTHLLCESQVSNMYVQALREGKRCVTAHWLNTVLKRKRMVPPHRTLHLPFAFPPGAKPCSQHIISVTGFVDADRDDLKLMAYLAGARYTGYLCRSNTVLICKEPSGLKYEKAKEWKIPCVNAQWLCDILLGNFEALRQIQHSRYSIYTHPEPLVPNPQLVQNLLAAWRTPIKVSPEAVASLQLLQKQKISDATNQPPNKKARLEEIQCPSKKLPPESTPRVMFTGFEPPQVQQYTKRLHALGGEVADSSQKVTHLVASKVTRTVKFLTAMSVVKHIVSPEWLEESWRSQKFVDEQSHTLRDAEAEVLFGFSLEESLKRAHGAPLFKGKYFYLTPGICPSLSTMKSILESAGGKLLAKQPSYRKIMEHKQNKNLPEIILISCDNDLHLLREYFLKNIDVHNAEFILTGVLTQKLDYDSYKFT, encoded by the exons AGTCACTGGATTCTCCCCAGAATCAGGACAGATCTTCTTTGGTGTGACAGCTTGTCTTCCCAGG ctTCCAGATGATCTCAATGCCGTGTGGGCTTACGTTACCTTTTATGGAGGAGAATGTCAGCTTAACCTCAACAAGAAAGTCACTCACTTAGTGGTGAAGGAACCAAAGGGG GCCAAGTTTGAGTGTGCCCTGAAACACCCTGGCATCAAGATCGTCACCCTGGACTGGATCACAGACTCTGTTAAAG ACAAAAGCAAGAAGGATGAGGCGCTCTATCACCCCAGACTAACGTACGTGGagcctgaggaagaggaggagagcgaaGCAGAGTCATATGACCAGCACTCCCAATCAGATGGAAGCTACAGATCCCGGATGTCCAGCGGCGGCTCGTCAGGCGAGGAGTCCAGCCCCCGCAGACGACCAGGACCCAAAAAACTGAATTCTGTGTCTCCGACATCGCCCAAGAAACCGGAGCGCCGCAGCGAGCGCATGTTTGACGACTCCGATGATGACTCGTCCACAGAGAAGGAGGGTACCAACCTCAACTGGACGCCGGCTGAAGTCGTCACGCCGACACCGCCTATTCCGACCGGCACAGCCAGACGGCGAGGCGGGCCGCCTGGCAGCAAAGACCCGGTGTCATCTACAGGCAGTGGGCTCATCAACCTGTGTGCCACTGTGCCTCCTGTACCTGGCAGCGGAGGAGCCATACCTGCAGAGGctcgctctgctgctgctgccatcagtCACAGCACACAGCAGG GTCTGTCAGTTCCAGAAGGAATCCCTGGGTGGAGTCCAGCTGCGAGAACCCTCCGCAACATCACTAACAACTCTGACATGCAGCCAGCTAATCGACCTGCCAACGTTGCACAC ATCATCCAGAAtctgacagccaatcagacaaAGCCACTGGAGCAGCAGCCTAATCAGAGCCACGCTCAGACCCCCAACAGCACCAACCCTCTTCTGTTCAGTCAGTCCAAACTGGCCGGCCAGCCcctcacagcagagcagcagcaacagttactgcaacaacaacagtcgCACCAGGctgcccagcagcagcagcatcaaccGCCACCACAGCAACCGCAGCATCCCATGATgcacctccagcagcagcatcagatgATGCAGCTACATcaccaacagcaacagcaacaacaacagcaacaacatcaacagcagcagcagcctcaggtTGCGCAGCAACAAGGGTTCCCACAGTTGCcccaacagcagcaacagttcctgcaacaacagcagcaaatgcACCAACAGATGTtttcgcagcagcagcagcaacaacagcagcagcagcagcagcagcagcagcagcatgcgttctcccagcagcagctgcgCCCCCAGCAGCTCCTGCGGCCTGgtttacagcagctgcagcagcaacaagctCTGCAACAACAGCTCCAACagttccagcagcagcaacgtATGCAGATgttacagcaacagcagcaacagcagaatCAACAGCAGTTACACCAACAGcatctacagcagcagcagcaacagcagcaacagcagcagcagcagcagcagcatttcctacaacagcagcacatgcagcagatgcagcagcagcagcacctgcagaatcagcagcagcagcagactctgCAGCATCAGAACCAGCaggtcctgcagcagcagaccaCCACGCTGcagcctcagctgcagcagcctccTCACGTCTCCCAGCTGTTTGGACACGAACTGGGACAAGAAA TCCCACAGGACGGTTTCCTGCTCGGCTGTGTGTTTGCTATTGCTGACTACCCAGAACAGATGgctgacaaacagctgctggcCACATGGAAGAGG GTCATCCAGGCGTGTGGAGGTGCTGTCGACCCCACCTTGACCGGCCGTTGCACACACCTGCTGTGTGAGAGCCAAGTCAGCAACATGTATGTACAG GCGCTCAGAGAGGGGAAACGCTGTGTAACCGCCCACTGGCTCAACACGGtcctgaagaggaagaggatggttCCTCCTCACCGGACGCTGCATCTGCCCTTCGCCTTCCCTCCTGGAGCCAAGCCCTGCTCTCAGCAC ATTATATCAGTGACGGGGTTTGTGGATGCCGACAGAGACGACCTGAAGTTGATGGCCTACCTGGCAGGAGCCAGATACACTGGATACCTGTGTCGCAGTAACACAGTGCTCATCTGTAAAGA ACCCAGCGGACTGAAATATGAGAAGGCCAAGGAGTGGAAGATCCCCTGTGTGAATGCCCAGTGGCTGTGTGACATACTGCTGGGCAACTTCGAAGCCCTGAGACAGATTCAGCACAGCAGATACTCCATCTACACACACCCTGAACCACTGGTGCCTAACCCACAGCTGGTCCAGAACCTGCTGG cTGCCTGGAGGACGCCGATCAAAGTGTCTCCTGAAGCTGTGGCG agtctccagctgctgcagaagcaGAAGATCTCTGATGCCACCAACCAGCCTCCGAACAAGAAGGCCAG actggaGGAGATCCAGTGCCCCAGTAAGAAGCTTCCTCCAGAGTCCACTCCTCGAGTCATGTTCACAGGCTTCGAGCCTCCACAAGTCCAACAGTACACAAAG AGGTTACATGCTCTGGGCGGTGAGGTAGCAGACAGCAGTCAGAAGGTGACTCACCTGGTGGCCAGTAAAGTGACCCGCACCGTCAAGTTCCTCACCGCCATGTCTGTGGTCAAACACATCGTCAGCCCGGAGTGGCTggaggagagctggaggagccAGAAGTTTGTGG atgaGCAGAGTCACACTCTGAGGGATGCCGAGGCGGAGGTGTTGTTTGGCTTCAGTCTGGAGGAGTCACTGAAGAGAGCCCACGGTGCTCCGCTCTTCAAG GGGAAGTACTTCTACCTCACCCCCGGGATCTGCCCCAGCCTCAGCACCATGAAGTCCATCCTGGAGAGCGCTGGAGGAAAGCTGCTGGCCAAACAGCCGTCCTACAGGAAGATCATGGAGCACAAACAGAACAAG AACCTTCCAGAAATCATCTTAATTTCCTGTGACAACgacctccacctcctcagagAGTACTTCTTGAAAAACattg ATGTCCACAACGCTGAATTCATCTTGACCGGAGTTCTGACCCAGAAACTGGACTATGACTC GTATAAGTTCACTTGA